Proteins co-encoded in one Pseudodesulfovibrio sp. S3 genomic window:
- a CDS encoding YitT family protein: MENNFGTKLRGMTFGVPWNIALLTFGSFLIAFSVKAIAVPQGLLTGGISGIALLCYYAFGGLTTGQWYLLLNLPVFVLGWVFVSKRFFFYSLYGMFATSLFIDLIPWTLHMQDIWLAVITGGGVMGAGVGVVLRSLGSSGGSDILAVICKEKFNMSMGSFEFWFNSLGFLAGFLYLDMHIVLYSIAMTFVIALGIEYVLGMFSERKMVMIISDHHAAINAAILTDLDRGVTILEGTGGYTGDPKKVVLTMIASMQLKELEELVYTIDPEAFFIMGSGFHVQGQGFSSRKVY; the protein is encoded by the coding sequence ATGGAAAACAATTTCGGAACCAAACTGCGCGGCATGACCTTCGGCGTGCCGTGGAATATCGCCCTGCTCACTTTCGGCTCGTTCCTGATCGCCTTTTCGGTCAAGGCCATCGCCGTGCCGCAGGGATTGCTGACCGGCGGCATTTCCGGCATCGCCCTGCTCTGCTATTATGCCTTCGGCGGTCTGACCACCGGCCAATGGTACCTGCTGCTCAACCTGCCGGTGTTCGTGCTCGGTTGGGTGTTCGTCAGCAAACGATTCTTCTTCTATTCCCTCTACGGCATGTTCGCCACTTCCCTCTTCATAGACCTGATCCCCTGGACCCTGCACATGCAGGACATCTGGCTGGCCGTGATCACGGGCGGCGGGGTGATGGGGGCGGGCGTGGGCGTGGTGCTCCGGTCCCTGGGCTCCTCGGGCGGCTCGGATATCCTGGCCGTGATCTGCAAGGAAAAATTCAACATGTCCATGGGGTCGTTTGAATTCTGGTTCAATTCCCTCGGTTTCCTGGCCGGATTCCTTTACCTGGACATGCATATCGTCCTTTATTCCATTGCCATGACCTTTGTCATTGCACTGGGCATCGAATACGTGCTCGGCATGTTCTCCGAACGCAAGATGGTCATGATCATCTCGGACCACCATGCCGCCATCAACGCGGCCATCCTAACCGACCTCGACCGGGGGGTGACCATCCTCGAAGGGACCGGCGGCTATACCGGCGATCCGAAAAAAGTCGTGCTGACCATGATCGCGTCCATGCAGCTCAAGGAACTGGAAGAACTTGTCTACACCATCGACCCGGAGGCGTTCTTCATCATGGGCTCGGGCTTCCACGTCCAGGGC